A genomic window from Algoriphagus sp. Y33 includes:
- a CDS encoding NAD-dependent succinate-semialdehyde dehydrogenase yields MSNAITINPANGETVAEYERIAISKAKEKIAMAREAYASWKETSFAERSQLMHALADLFDANKEEYARLATTEMGKTIVQARKEIEKCAWVCRFYADNAESFLGKEVVDTDAARSYVTFQPMGVILAVMPWNFPFYQVIRFAAPALMAGNTGVLKHASNVQGSAFALEVAFIKAGFPAGVFTNLNINAGNVKDVIEDKNIVAVTLTGSDPAGRSVASVAGANLKKTVLELGGSDAYVVLDDADLEEATDLATFGRLQNNGQTCIAAKRFVVLDAIYDKFLELFTKKMREAKMGDPMDESTYYGPMARLDLRDEIHEQVTKTIAQGGRLILGGKIPEGTGAYYPATILVDVHPGMEAFDNELFGPVASVIRAKDENEAIALANNSQFGLGSGVITSDRERGEKVALQLEAGSCFVNKLVTSDPRLPFGGIKNSGYGRELSAYGIREFVNIKSIWVD; encoded by the coding sequence ATGAGTAATGCAATAACGATTAACCCTGCAAACGGAGAAACTGTAGCCGAATACGAAAGGATAGCTATTTCAAAAGCTAAAGAAAAGATAGCTATGGCTAGGGAAGCGTATGCTTCCTGGAAGGAAACAAGCTTTGCGGAACGCTCGCAGCTTATGCATGCGCTTGCAGATCTGTTTGATGCTAATAAGGAAGAGTACGCACGGCTGGCTACGACAGAAATGGGAAAAACTATTGTACAGGCCAGAAAGGAAATTGAAAAATGTGCTTGGGTATGTCGCTTCTATGCGGATAATGCGGAAAGTTTTCTTGGAAAGGAGGTAGTGGATACCGATGCGGCCAGGAGTTATGTTACCTTCCAGCCAATGGGAGTCATTCTTGCGGTGATGCCTTGGAATTTTCCGTTTTACCAAGTGATCCGTTTCGCCGCACCTGCACTAATGGCCGGAAATACCGGGGTACTGAAACATGCATCCAATGTACAGGGAAGTGCATTTGCCTTGGAAGTTGCTTTTATCAAAGCGGGATTTCCGGCAGGCGTATTTACCAATCTGAATATAAATGCAGGCAATGTAAAAGATGTCATAGAAGATAAGAATATCGTAGCGGTAACCCTTACAGGAAGTGACCCCGCAGGACGTTCCGTTGCATCGGTTGCCGGAGCCAACTTGAAAAAAACTGTATTGGAACTGGGAGGAAGCGATGCCTATGTTGTTTTGGATGATGCGGATCTGGAAGAAGCGACAGATCTGGCTACGTTCGGAAGATTGCAGAACAACGGGCAAACCTGTATAGCGGCCAAGCGTTTTGTGGTGCTCGATGCCATTTACGATAAGTTTCTGGAACTCTTCACCAAAAAGATGAGAGAGGCAAAAATGGGTGATCCTATGGACGAATCTACCTATTATGGTCCTATGGCAAGGTTGGATTTGCGCGATGAAATACACGAACAAGTCACAAAAACCATAGCACAAGGTGGCCGCCTTATACTCGGAGGAAAAATTCCCGAAGGAACAGGAGCTTACTATCCGGCCACTATCCTGGTCGATGTACACCCCGGCATGGAAGCTTTTGACAATGAGCTTTTTGGTCCGGTAGCCTCTGTGATCCGTGCCAAAGATGAAAATGAAGCCATTGCACTGGCGAATAATTCTCAATTTGGTTTGGGATCGGGAGTGATCACATCAGATAGAGAACGTGGAGAAAAAGTGGCATTACAACTTGAAGCCGGAAGCTGCTTTGTAAATAAATTGGTGACTTCAGATCCTAGATTGCCTTTTGGAGGGATTAAGAATAGTGGATATGGAAGAGAGCTTTCCGCTTATGGAATCCGCGAATTTGTCAACATTAAATCCATTTGGGTGGATTAA
- a CDS encoding alpha/beta hydrolase — protein MRIKKILKSLFIVVIAFVGMVFILVYYPVQSQAQHTGISEERAAAMRNEFKDPHHLIQTTDGETLFLRRWNPDGVLSDKREVAVLILHGITAHSGAYDMAGKPFSESGYTTFGLDYRGHGLSGGNRGDAPGLDRWVADMAETVAYIKDLGFSEVVVLGHSLGVAAAFSVANAVPNDIEGLVMLSGAYEGREGVSKPPSLFKKVKFLASAIFRPAHQSIKYYREGMTVTQDSLFTMRYTPRFMMMLDVKTLRLPEDMNIPVLVGIGDEDELFTVEKVKELYDLIPGNKKEFLVMENTTHSVIPRESWLQVVDWLDRTYANPDIIE, from the coding sequence ATGAGAATAAAAAAGATCTTGAAGTCTCTGTTTATTGTAGTAATTGCTTTCGTCGGAATGGTATTTATTTTAGTATACTATCCTGTTCAATCCCAAGCGCAGCATACTGGTATTTCCGAAGAAAGAGCAGCCGCCATGAGGAATGAATTTAAAGATCCACACCATTTAATACAGACTACTGATGGAGAAACATTGTTTTTGCGCCGATGGAATCCGGACGGTGTACTTTCAGACAAAAGGGAAGTCGCAGTACTGATTCTTCATGGTATCACAGCGCATAGTGGTGCGTATGACATGGCAGGAAAACCATTTTCCGAAAGTGGTTATACTACGTTTGGATTGGACTACAGAGGGCACGGCTTGTCGGGTGGTAATCGGGGTGATGCGCCGGGGTTGGACAGATGGGTTGCTGATATGGCTGAGACGGTTGCGTATATCAAAGATTTGGGTTTTTCGGAAGTGGTCGTACTTGGGCACAGCCTGGGGGTTGCGGCTGCTTTTTCTGTGGCAAATGCTGTTCCGAATGATATTGAAGGGTTAGTTATGTTGTCCGGCGCGTATGAGGGCAGGGAAGGGGTATCAAAGCCACCTTCACTTTTTAAGAAAGTGAAATTTTTGGCAAGTGCTATCTTCCGACCGGCTCATCAATCTATTAAATATTACAGAGAAGGAATGACAGTCACCCAAGACAGTCTGTTTACCATGCGATATACCCCTAGATTTATGATGATGCTTGATGTGAAAACACTTAGGCTGCCGGAGGATATGAATATCCCTGTTTTGGTCGGTATTGGTGATGAGGACGAATTATTTACGGTAGAAAAAGTTAAAGAACTGTATGACTTGATCCCCGGCAATAAAAAGGAGTTTTTGGTCATGGAGAATACTACCCATTCGGTAATCCCACGTGAAAGCTGGCTGCAGGTAGTGGATTGGCTGGATCGCACCTACGCCAATCCGGATATAATAGAATGA
- the rpiA gene encoding ribose-5-phosphate isomerase RpiA, protein MSNIEKKASSPIEQEKELAAIAAVSYIQDQQVIGLGSGSTVYYAIREIGKLIQNGLQLKAIPTSKKTQALAESFNIPIIDSNSVDYIDVTIDGTDEFNEDFVLIKGGGGALFREKIVASMTRKMIIIADSGKQVIQLGLAFKLPIEVIPFASNYVITQIKRLGGTCSIRSKEGNTFTTDQGNWILDADFGHINDPLSLSKSLNEVVGIVCHGLFIGLADIILVGEGDVTHTILP, encoded by the coding sequence ATGTCGAATATTGAGAAGAAAGCTTCCTCCCCTATAGAACAAGAGAAGGAATTGGCAGCAATAGCCGCTGTCTCTTACATCCAAGATCAGCAGGTGATTGGGCTTGGTTCAGGCTCCACCGTGTATTATGCCATCCGTGAAATAGGAAAGCTTATTCAGAATGGTTTGCAGCTAAAAGCAATCCCAACTTCGAAGAAAACCCAAGCTTTAGCCGAATCCTTTAATATACCCATTATAGACAGTAATAGTGTGGATTACATCGATGTGACGATCGATGGCACGGATGAGTTTAATGAGGATTTTGTACTGATCAAAGGCGGAGGCGGGGCGCTGTTTAGGGAGAAAATCGTCGCGTCTATGACGAGAAAGATGATTATCATCGCAGATTCCGGCAAACAGGTGATACAGCTAGGCTTGGCGTTCAAATTGCCGATAGAAGTAATTCCTTTTGCCTCCAATTACGTAATCACTCAAATCAAGCGGTTAGGGGGGACTTGTAGCATCCGCTCGAAAGAAGGAAATACCTTCACGACTGATCAGGGGAATTGGATTTTGGATGCAGACTTTGGTCACATAAACGATCCTCTCTCCCTCTCGAAATCTCTAAATGAAGTTGTCGGAATTGTTTGCCATGGTCTATTCATAGGGTTGGCTGACATAATTCTAGTTGGAGAAGGGGACGTTACGCACACTATTCTTCCATGA
- a CDS encoding amidohydrolase family protein gives MFKAILTTVFFLFLTCSFAFSQNTDAYTLLKAAHFYDSDKNAFLENQEVLIKDNRVVKVGVGLTVPPNTAILDFGNATITPGLIDAHSHILLEQQTDEPLAVDAMMLSSESRVLRAAKFARSYLDAGFTTIRDLGNSGQYLDREVQIAIENGYITGPRMLVSGPIIGSMDGQIDGIPLADFDRVSRQEYSMVSGVEEARKAVREHIARGVDVIKILAIGSRLVLSLDEMKAIVETAHSERIPVTAHCDRDWAAQNAIEAGVDGIEHAYGFKQPTLEKMVEKGIYVVPTYGSTETVRKFYETQNLPYTEEGLENNVAGWKKWIGELKSAGVIIVAGSDAYGDLKMARGDYAKQTIWGYADAGLSPEDVLQTATVNAATALGMKDRIGVIKENSFADLVVFEGNMKADFKKSIYEVKMVMKNGVVEWSK, from the coding sequence ATGTTTAAGGCAATTCTTACTACGGTCTTCTTTCTGTTCCTAACTTGCAGTTTCGCTTTTTCCCAGAATACCGATGCTTATACCCTGCTAAAAGCAGCACATTTTTACGATTCAGATAAAAATGCCTTCTTGGAAAATCAGGAGGTGTTGATAAAGGACAATAGGGTGGTTAAAGTAGGTGTCGGGCTGACAGTTCCGCCAAATACAGCAATACTTGATTTTGGAAATGCCACCATTACCCCGGGTTTAATAGATGCACATTCGCATATTCTGCTAGAACAACAAACCGATGAACCGCTTGCTGTAGATGCTATGATGCTTTCTTCGGAAAGCAGGGTGTTGAGGGCGGCCAAATTCGCCAGAAGCTATCTGGACGCCGGGTTTACCACCATCAGGGATCTGGGAAATTCCGGGCAATACCTGGATCGGGAGGTTCAGATTGCCATTGAAAATGGATATATAACAGGACCGCGTATGCTGGTTTCAGGGCCAATCATAGGTTCAATGGACGGACAGATTGACGGAATACCCTTAGCTGATTTTGATAGGGTTTCGAGACAGGAATACAGTATGGTAAGTGGGGTAGAGGAAGCCAGAAAAGCGGTAAGAGAACATATCGCAAGAGGGGTTGACGTTATCAAGATTCTTGCTATAGGGAGTAGACTCGTACTGAGTCTGGATGAGATGAAGGCGATTGTGGAGACCGCCCATAGTGAGCGCATACCTGTTACTGCCCATTGTGACAGGGACTGGGCAGCACAAAATGCAATAGAAGCAGGGGTGGATGGAATAGAACATGCCTATGGGTTTAAACAACCTACGCTGGAGAAAATGGTAGAAAAAGGAATCTATGTTGTCCCTACGTATGGTTCCACCGAAACGGTCAGGAAGTTCTATGAAACGCAAAATCTACCCTATACTGAAGAAGGTTTGGAAAACAATGTTGCCGGTTGGAAAAAATGGATTGGTGAACTCAAATCAGCAGGAGTGATCATTGTAGCAGGTTCGGATGCCTATGGAGATCTAAAAATGGCCAGGGGAGATTATGCCAAACAAACCATCTGGGGGTATGCTGATGCAGGGCTTTCTCCGGAAGATGTCCTGCAAACAGCCACCGTCAATGCGGCAACTGCCTTGGGAATGAAGGACCGGATTGGCGTGATCAAAGAAAACAGCTTTGCCGACCTTGTGGTTTTTGAAGGTAATATGAAAGCAGACTTTAAAAAATCTATTTATGAGGTGAAGATGGTGATGAAAAATGGAGTAGTAGAGTGGAGTAAATAA
- a CDS encoding PDDEXK nuclease domain-containing protein: MLKDPYVLEFLGMPEKYQYIESELEEKLISNLQNFLLELGKGFTFEKRQYRISISGKHFYVDLVFYHRILKCFVLIDLKRGEVTHQNVGQMNLYLNYFKKEVSTDGDSEPIGIVLGADKDHVLVEYATESISNQLLISNYQLYLPDKKQLENELNKLLDDE; the protein is encoded by the coding sequence ATTTTAAAAGATCCTTACGTTTTGGAATTCCTGGGGATGCCTGAAAAATATCAATATATTGAAAGTGAATTGGAGGAAAAACTGATTTCTAACCTACAAAACTTTCTGTTGGAATTGGGCAAAGGCTTCACTTTTGAAAAAAGGCAATACCGAATTTCAATAAGCGGGAAGCATTTTTATGTTGACTTGGTTTTCTATCACCGTATTTTGAAGTGTTTTGTGCTGATTGATCTGAAACGCGGGGAAGTAACACATCAGAACGTTGGGCAAATGAATTTGTATCTCAACTATTTCAAGAAGGAGGTAAGCACAGATGGCGACAGTGAACCCATCGGAATAGTCTTGGGAGCAGACAAAGACCATGTTTTAGTTGAATACGCAACAGAGAGCATAAGCAATCAATTACTCATCAGCAACTATCAGCTTTATCTGCCTGACAAAAAACAACTTGAGAACGAGCTGAACAAATTGCTTGATGACGAATAA